In the genome of Paraburkholderia caribensis, the window TGCACAGCTGCGCGACCGACCAGAGCAACATGCCCGCGCCGAGCATCAGCCGCGCGCCCAGACGATCCAGCAGGACGCCGACCGGCAACTGCGCGAACGCATACGACATCGAAAACGCGGAAAGCAACAGGCCCATTTGCGACGCGCTAAGTCCCATTTCGCCGCTAATGGTGCTGTTAGCGACCGATAGCGCGCTGCGGTCGAGATAGTTGATGCAACCCGCCAGCGTCAAAAAGAAAACGGAAATGCGCTGGATACGACGCAGCTTTTTGCTCGCCTGCATGTTGAGTGTCTCCGGTTGATGTGTTGGAGTGCCGTCTGCGCGGCACTGTGTCAGTCAAATACGATGCATCAGAGCGATGCTTCCAGCATGGCGCGGTAATCGCCTTCGGACGCCTCGCGGGGATTGGTCTTGTGGCTGTGATCCTTGAGTGCGCCCCTGATGATGTCGGGGAACATCGCGGGCGTGACGCCGAGTTGCGCGAGTCCCGTCGGTAAGCCGAGCCGCTGCGTCATGGTCCGCACCGACGGCGCCACCTCCGCGCCGTTGCCAAGCCCCATAGCGGTTGCCATGCGGCTGAGTTTGTCCTCGTCGCGCACGGATGGCGCGTGCTGATTGAATTCGAGCACCGCGGGCAGAAAGATCGCGTTGAGCGTGCCGTGATGCAGGCGCGGATTGATGCCGCCAAGCGAATGACTCAGGCTGTGTACGCAGCCCAGGCCCTTCTGGAAAGCGAGCGCACCTTGCATCGATGCGCTCATCATGTTCAGCCGCGCCACACGGTCGGCCGGTTCGCGCGTCGCGCGCTCGATGTGACGCCATGCGCGCCACAGTCCGTCCAGCGCGATACCGTCGGCGGGCGGATTGAATGCGCTCGCGAGGAAGGTCTCGATGCAATGTGCGATCGCGTCCATCCCGGTCGCCGCCGTCAATGCGGGCGGCAAGCCCAGCGTCAGTTCCGGATCGCAGATCGCCACGCGCGGCACCACGAATGGCGAGATCACGCCGACCTTGCGGCCGTCGTCGAGAATCAGAATGGCGCCGCGGCCCACTTCGCTGCCCGTCCCCGCTGTGGTGGGCACGGCAATCACGGGCGCGGTTTTCGCGGTGATGTTGGTCGCGCCGCCCTCGATCACGGCGAAGCGTTGCAGCGGGCCTTCGTGAGTCGCGCAAACGGCAACACCCTTGGCCAGATCGATCGCCGAGCCGCCGCCGACGGCGATGATGCCGTCGCAGTCGCCCGCGCGATAGGCCGCCACTGCGTCGCGCACCGCAGCCTCGTTGGGGTTCGGCGGCGTGCCGTCATAGATCGGGACGGACGCCTTGCCAGCGAGTGCGTCGAGCACGATATCGATGATGCCTGCCGCCCGGACACCTTTGTCCGTGACGATCAACGGCTGCCTGATCCCCACTCGCTGGCATTCGCTGCTGAGCAAACGGATGGCGCCATAGTCGAACTGAATCTGCGTGATGTAGTTGATGAGAGACATGGGAATGAGCGTCAGTTATAGTGGCTGTGGGCGGCGCGGCGCCGGACTTCAACGGCCCAGAACCTGGCCGTCGCATTGATGCTGGCGCTTTTGAGACGCCGTTTGTGGGCCAGTATAAGGAGACGCCCCTTTCTCAGTAATTGAGAAGATTTGATACAGATATAACTTTTCCTCAACCCTCATGACGCCGCCGCTCAACTCCATCATTTCCCGCCTGCATCTGAAGCAGCTGCGACTCCTGATCGCCCTCGGAGATCACGGCTCATTGCTGAAGGCGGCGCAGCAGGTCGCGCTCACGCAGCCGGGCGCCAGCAAGGCCTTGCAGGAAATCGAAACAACATTCGGGACGCCGCTGTTCAATCGCACGAACCGGGGACTCGAGCCCAACGAAGCAGGACGCTGCGTGATTCGCTATGCGCGTCTGATCCACACCGATTTGTCGCACATGCGTGAAGAGATCGACGGGATCATGCGCGGCCAGGGCGGCCGTGTGGCCGTCGGTGTGATCATGGGCGCCGTGCCGCTGCTCACCGATGCGATTACGTCGCTGATCGCGCGTAACCCCGAAATCTCAGTCGAGATCGTGGAAGACACGAGCGCAACGTTGCTCAGCCAGATCGACGAAGGCCGGCTGGATCTGGCGATCTGCCGGACGACGATCAGTCAGACGCCGCAGCACTACGAAACCACGCGGATGCAGGAGGAAACGCTCGCAGTCGTGGCCAATGTGCAGCATCCGCTGCGGCGCGCGAAGAAGCTCAAGCTTCAGGACGTCGCGGAATACCGCTGGGTGGTGTATCGCGCGAACATGCCGATGCGGCTATTGCTGGAGCGCGAGTTTCGCGAAGCCGATATTCGCTTCCCCATGCATCTGCTCGAAACGACGTCTGCATTCGCCACGCTCGCGCTGCTGCAAAGCAATCCGTCGTTCGTCGCGCTGGTGTCGATCGACGTCGCACAGTTTTTCGCCAGTCACGAGATGACGTGCATCCTTCCGCTGCATCTTGCTTCGCGCAGCGAGCCTTATGAACTCGTTACCCGAAAAGGCGCGCAGCTCTCGCCCGGCGCGCGACAGCTGATCGAGGAACTGAACGCCAAGCATGGCGGCGAAGCGTAATGCCGCGGGTGCCGAGCGTCCCGCGTGATCACGGGCCCGGACGCCTGATAGTGCGTCATCGGGCCCGAATTCGCGCAAGTTACGCGACGCCTTTATCAGCGAACGCTGCCGCCAGCGCGTGCAGGCCGTCGCGATAGATACCTTCGAAAAGTCTCGATGCTTCGTCGTCGCTCACACCGTTCGGCGTGAACTCACCGCTCCAGTCGACCAGCGATGCACCCGCCTCTTCGCCCTCGCGCACCTGCAGCGTCGAGCGATAGCCCGTGACGGGAAACGGCGCTTCGAGAATCGAATAGGTATAGCTGCGCGCGCGGTTGTCGAAGGCTTCCAGACGCTCGACGATCACATCGCCGTTCGGCGTGGCGAGACGCCGCACACGTCCGCCCTCGCTCAATTCGCTCGACGGAATGTAGGGCAGCCAGTCCGGCAGCGAGTTGAAGCCGCCGATCAGTTGCCACACCTTGTCGGGCGAAACGGGAATGCGGATCGACGCATTGGCTTGGGCCATGTCAGTCTCCTTAAGCCTTGACGGGCAGCGGTGCATTGGCGGCGACCAGACCTTGCTCGCGCAACTCGCGCCAGAAGTCTGCAGGAACCGCTTCCTTGACGGCGGCGTGGTCTTCCGCGATGCGCTCCGGCTTGCTCGCGCCGGGGATCACTGCGGCTACCACCGGATTGGCCAGCACGAACTGCAGCGCGGCGGCCTTGACGCTCACGTTGTGACGCGCGGCGAGCGCCTTGATGCGCTCGACCTTCGCGAGAATCTCAGGCGACGCCTTCTGGTATTCGAAGTGTGCGCCGCCCGCCAGCACGCCCGAGCTATACGGACCGCCGACGACAATCTCCACGTTTTTCGCGGCAGCGGTGGGCAGCAGACGCTGCAATGCACGCTCGTGATCGAGCAACGTATAGCGGCCTGCGAGCAGGAAGCCATCCGGTTTCACTTCCGAGAGATCGAGCAGCAGTTCGCACGGCTCGACGCGGTTGACACCCAGCCCCCACGCCTTGATCACGCCTTCGTCGCGCAGACGGTTCAGCACACGGAACGCGCCCTTGCGGGCCGATTCGAACATGGCGAGCCACTCGTCGCCGTAGAAGTCCTGCGCGACGTCGTGCACCCAGACGATGTCCAGACGATCCGTCTTCAGGCGCTTCAGGCTGTCTTCGATCGAGCGCTGCGTCGCGTCGGCCGAGTAGTCGTTGACGATCTTGTTCGGACGGCCGTAGGCGAACACATCCCCTTTCTCGCCGAGATCGCGCGCGCCGACATCCTCGATTTCGTCGAGAATCACGCGGCCTACTTTCGTGCTCAGCACGTAGTCGTCACGCCTGCGGCCGGCGAGCGCATCGCCAAGCCGGATTTCCGAGAGGCCCGCGCCGTACAACGGGGCCGTGTCGAAATAACGCACGCCTTGATCCCACGCTGCCTGGACGGTTGCCAGCGCTTCTTCCTCAGGGATGTTGCGAAACATGTTGCCCAGCGGCGCAGCGCCAAAACCCAGCTGCGTGCCGGCCGGCAGTTTGTCCTTGATGCTCATGACTTGCTCCTTTGATTGAGTCGGTAGCGCAAAGTCTAGGGTGACAAGTTAAGTCTGTCTAAGACATAATTCGACAAACTTGAGTCCGAAGAGGTCTTATATGCTTGATATCCGTCAACTGCATTATTTCGTCGCGGTCGCCGAAGAGGAGCACGTTGGGCGCGCCGCCGAGAAGCTGCATATCTCGCAATCGCCATTGAGCCGCCAGATCGCCCAGCTCGAGGAAAATCTGGGTCTTACACTATTCGAACGTTCGCAGCAGCGCATCCGGCTGACTACCGATGGGCGCACCTTTCTTGCGGAAACGCAGGCGTTCCTGACGCACGCAAAACGGCTGGAATCGTTGGCGCGACGTCTTGGGCGCGGCGACGAAGGCGGGCTATGCATCGGCTATCTGGAGAACGCGATGCACTCCGGCGTGCTGCCTCGCGCGCTGCGGCAACTACGCGCGCAGAAGCCCGACGTGCACATCGCCCTTTACAGCTACCGGTCGGCCGATCAGCTGACCGGCTTGCGTCAGCGCAGCCTCGATATTGCGCTTGTTTGCGAGCCACTGTCTTCGGACGACCCGGACCTCGAATCGGCGCTGGTACTCGACGATCCCATGCTGCTCGCGATTCCCGAGGACCATCCGCTGGCGAACGCGTCGCGCTTCACACCGAACGATCTGGCGGCGCAGAAGTGGATTGCCGTGATGTATGAAGAGGGCGCGCTGCGCCACGACAATTTCATCGCAGCATGCGCGAAAGCCGGGTTCACACCCGATATCGCGATGGAAGCCACCGAGCCGCTCGCGGCACTTGGACTCGTTGCGGCGGGCCTCGGCGTCACGATGATCCAGCAAAGCCTGCGGCGCCATGCGCCCGCTGGCGTGGTGCTGCGTGAAGTCTCGTGGTTCAGTTATCGGACGGCGCTATGGGCGGCGTGGCATCGGGTCAACCTGAGACCACTGGTCGAGCAATTCCGCAAGACGCTGCTGCATTCAAGCGCGGCGCCCGCCATGTCTGCAGATACATAGCGGCACAGCGACGGCTTGCGCGGTGACGCGTGAGCTGCACCAAACGGCCTTCTATCTCCGATGCACGTTAGATTGGAAAAGCGGGACGCCGGAGTCTGGTCTCGGCACAGCTAGCCGCACTTTTCTGCCAGATCTGAGATTTCCTTCTGAAGCGCACTGAGGAATATGTTCACCCGATTCGGCACATATCGCCGGCTTGGGATGACCGCCCACACTGACAGGTCTTCCATCGCGGCGTCCTCCAGTTGAACCTGCACGAGCGAATGATCGGCCAGTTGCCTGAAGACGTCCCAGTACGTCAGCATTGCGAGCCCGAGTCCCTGCACAGCCGCCGTGCGTGCCGCTTCCACACTGGTCGTGGTGACATACCCTTCAATGCGCTCGCGTATCAGCTTGCCGTCGACAACGAGCGGCCAACTTCCCACCGAGTCAAGTCTGATACAACGATGCTGGTCCAGTTCCGCCGACGTCGCAGGTCGTCCGTGCCTCTCCAGATACCCGGGCGAAGCACAAATAAGCCGTGGATTCGGAGCAATCTTTCTGGCCACCAGTTCCGAATCTCCCAGCGGTGCAATGCGTAATGCGAGATCCAGCCCCTGCCCCACGATATCGACCTGGCGATCGGAAAGGTCGAGGTCGATACGAAGTTCCGGGTTGGCCTCCAGCAGTCCCGGCAACATCGGCAACACGACCGATTGTCCGAAGCCACTCGGTGCGGTCAAACGCAATATGCCAGATGCAGTGCCCGACGACGGACTGAGTTCAGCTCGCGCGCCGGCTTCCGCAGCCACCATCGCCCTTGCGTAAGGGACAAACGCCTCCCCTTCTGCGGTCAGCGTCAGGGAGCGAGTGGTCCGATGAAAGAGGCGCACGCCGAGGTCTTCTTCGAGCGCGGCGATGCGCCGTGACACCTGCATGGGCACCACGTTCAGCTGACGAGCCGCCGCCGACAGGCTGCCCGCTGAGGCAACGGCGAGGAATGTCTGAACGTCCGGGAGGAACATCGTCTATATCCAAAAGTGTTAGGGCGGCTTCACGCGCCGACCTCTGTTTTCTGCCGCTCGCGACGCCTACCATGCAGTCACCTTCTTCACCAGACGAGCAGCG includes:
- a CDS encoding aldo/keto reductase; the encoded protein is MSIKDKLPAGTQLGFGAAPLGNMFRNIPEEEALATVQAAWDQGVRYFDTAPLYGAGLSEIRLGDALAGRRRDDYVLSTKVGRVILDEIEDVGARDLGEKGDVFAYGRPNKIVNDYSADATQRSIEDSLKRLKTDRLDIVWVHDVAQDFYGDEWLAMFESARKGAFRVLNRLRDEGVIKAWGLGVNRVEPCELLLDLSEVKPDGFLLAGRYTLLDHERALQRLLPTAAAKNVEIVVGGPYSSGVLAGGAHFEYQKASPEILAKVERIKALAARHNVSVKAAALQFVLANPVVAAVIPGASKPERIAEDHAAVKEAVPADFWRELREQGLVAANAPLPVKA
- a CDS encoding iron-containing alcohol dehydrogenase, translated to MSLINYITQIQFDYGAIRLLSSECQRVGIRQPLIVTDKGVRAAGIIDIVLDALAGKASVPIYDGTPPNPNEAAVRDAVAAYRAGDCDGIIAVGGGSAIDLAKGVAVCATHEGPLQRFAVIEGGATNITAKTAPVIAVPTTAGTGSEVGRGAILILDDGRKVGVISPFVVPRVAICDPELTLGLPPALTAATGMDAIAHCIETFLASAFNPPADGIALDGLWRAWRHIERATREPADRVARLNMMSASMQGALAFQKGLGCVHSLSHSLGGINPRLHHGTLNAIFLPAVLEFNQHAPSVRDEDKLSRMATAMGLGNGAEVAPSVRTMTQRLGLPTGLAQLGVTPAMFPDIIRGALKDHSHKTNPREASEGDYRAMLEASL
- a CDS encoding LysR family transcriptional regulator yields the protein MFLPDVQTFLAVASAGSLSAAARQLNVVPMQVSRRIAALEEDLGVRLFHRTTRSLTLTAEGEAFVPYARAMVAAEAGARAELSPSSGTASGILRLTAPSGFGQSVVLPMLPGLLEANPELRIDLDLSDRQVDIVGQGLDLALRIAPLGDSELVARKIAPNPRLICASPGYLERHGRPATSAELDQHRCIRLDSVGSWPLVVDGKLIRERIEGYVTTTSVEAARTAAVQGLGLAMLTYWDVFRQLADHSLVQVQLEDAAMEDLSVWAVIPSRRYVPNRVNIFLSALQKEISDLAEKCG
- a CDS encoding SRPBCC family protein codes for the protein MAQANASIRIPVSPDKVWQLIGGFNSLPDWLPYIPSSELSEGGRVRRLATPNGDVIVERLEAFDNRARSYTYSILEAPFPVTGYRSTLQVREGEEAGASLVDWSGEFTPNGVSDDEASRLFEGIYRDGLHALAAAFADKGVA
- a CDS encoding LysR substrate-binding domain-containing protein, giving the protein MLDIRQLHYFVAVAEEEHVGRAAEKLHISQSPLSRQIAQLEENLGLTLFERSQQRIRLTTDGRTFLAETQAFLTHAKRLESLARRLGRGDEGGLCIGYLENAMHSGVLPRALRQLRAQKPDVHIALYSYRSADQLTGLRQRSLDIALVCEPLSSDDPDLESALVLDDPMLLAIPEDHPLANASRFTPNDLAAQKWIAVMYEEGALRHDNFIAACAKAGFTPDIAMEATEPLAALGLVAAGLGVTMIQQSLRRHAPAGVVLREVSWFSYRTALWAAWHRVNLRPLVEQFRKTLLHSSAAPAMSADT
- a CDS encoding LysR family transcriptional regulator; translation: MTPPLNSIISRLHLKQLRLLIALGDHGSLLKAAQQVALTQPGASKALQEIETTFGTPLFNRTNRGLEPNEAGRCVIRYARLIHTDLSHMREEIDGIMRGQGGRVAVGVIMGAVPLLTDAITSLIARNPEISVEIVEDTSATLLSQIDEGRLDLAICRTTISQTPQHYETTRMQEETLAVVANVQHPLRRAKKLKLQDVAEYRWVVYRANMPMRLLLEREFREADIRFPMHLLETTSAFATLALLQSNPSFVALVSIDVAQFFASHEMTCILPLHLASRSEPYELVTRKGAQLSPGARQLIEELNAKHGGEA